The Pedobacter roseus genome contains a region encoding:
- a CDS encoding bestrophin family protein, with protein sequence MLLRNNIPLTYIFGKIKKELLFVIGYSVGIVVLYENFHVTRISIPVAVPALLGTIISLLLAFRSNQAYDRWWEARILWGAIVNDSRTLSRQILSFVENPYGLDEIEEFKARFIKRQIAWCYALSQSLRGFNARKGLEEYLHPDEIAFIKKRKNVTATILELHAMDLKKALQEGWINKYQQIEIDKTITGLCNHMGGSERIKNTVFPVTYSKYINMSIHLFIVLLPFGLIEYFGYMEVPLVVAIAAFFLLVEKMAVHLQDPFENKPTDTPTTTICRTIERDLCQMLNDNKIYEDKPQTELAPVGSYYIL encoded by the coding sequence ATGCTGTTACGAAATAATATTCCGCTCACTTATATATTCGGAAAGATCAAAAAAGAACTCCTATTTGTGATAGGTTATTCAGTAGGTATTGTGGTGTTATATGAGAATTTTCATGTTACCCGCATTTCAATACCTGTGGCGGTGCCAGCATTATTGGGAACCATTATCTCCCTTTTACTGGCCTTTCGTTCTAATCAGGCATACGATAGATGGTGGGAGGCGAGGATTCTTTGGGGCGCCATAGTTAACGATTCGAGAACCCTCTCCCGCCAGATATTGTCGTTCGTTGAAAACCCTTATGGATTGGATGAAATTGAGGAATTTAAAGCCCGTTTTATCAAACGACAGATTGCCTGGTGTTATGCCTTGAGTCAATCGCTTAGGGGTTTTAATGCCCGAAAAGGCCTTGAAGAATACCTTCACCCGGATGAAATCGCTTTTATCAAAAAACGTAAAAATGTAACCGCCACCATTTTAGAGTTACATGCAATGGATCTGAAAAAGGCGTTACAGGAAGGTTGGATCAATAAATACCAACAGATAGAAATTGATAAAACCATTACAGGTTTATGTAACCACATGGGTGGATCGGAAAGGATTAAAAACACCGTTTTCCCGGTTACATACAGCAAATACATCAACATGTCTATCCACTTGTTTATTGTATTGTTACCTTTTGGCCTGATCGAATATTTTGGCTACATGGAAGTACCTCTGGTGGTAGCCATTGCGGCATTCTTTTTACTGGTTGAAAAAATGGCCGTTCATCTTCAGGATCCGTTCGAAAACAAGCCTACAGATACGCCAACCACGACCATCTGCAGAACCATTGAACGGGATCTTTGCCAAATGCTCAATGACAATAAAATATATGAAGACAAGCCACAAACAGAACTGGCTCCGGTTGGGTCTTATTACATTTTGTAA
- a CDS encoding sensor histidine kinase, giving the protein MKIAKKITLLFAILSAVIISLLSGFVWYFSNEFAFEDFYKRLEARVNIAAQIKLYEDGNNSAYAKLRNQYLERLPSEKEYIVLAGEATTKVDPELPASFYNRIKAGYMARYRVENHFYAGKFFKSSDTGYIVVVSANDPFGFRELKDLQRILIIGFFLSVILSFVVGWKFSNYMLMPLRNIIKSVKRIKAENLHLRLDVKNGNDEMSQLAQTFNNMLNRLETAFETQNNFISNASHELRTPLTIISGEVELAMKTINDQQKQEKALSKIKDEAERLEHILTSLLGLAQSGFNGKNQPWEEVRMDELLWEIKDSVNQVHPNSKIEIDFSKLPDNEELLSLRVNKNLIKLAITNIVSNACKYSNENLVSISIESNANMLSIAVTDRGIGIPQTDIQHIFEPFYRASNTNDFKGYGVGLPLSLNIIRLHRGSIAIKSQEGVGTEIKVLLPTMG; this is encoded by the coding sequence ATGAAGATCGCCAAAAAAATCACTTTACTTTTTGCCATTTTATCGGCTGTGATCATTTCATTGTTAAGTGGTTTTGTTTGGTATTTCTCCAATGAGTTTGCTTTTGAAGATTTTTACAAACGTTTAGAGGCCAGGGTTAACATTGCAGCACAGATTAAACTCTACGAAGATGGCAACAATAGCGCTTATGCAAAATTGCGTAACCAATATCTTGAACGCCTACCCTCTGAAAAGGAATATATTGTGCTTGCCGGCGAGGCCACTACCAAGGTAGACCCAGAATTGCCGGCCAGCTTTTACAACCGCATAAAGGCTGGATATATGGCCCGTTACAGGGTAGAAAATCATTTCTATGCCGGAAAGTTTTTTAAAAGTTCCGATACCGGCTATATTGTTGTGGTTTCTGCCAATGATCCTTTTGGCTTCCGCGAGTTAAAAGACCTGCAAAGAATCCTCATTATCGGTTTTTTCCTTTCTGTTATCCTGTCATTTGTTGTAGGCTGGAAATTCTCCAACTATATGTTAATGCCGCTCCGGAACATCATTAAAAGTGTAAAAAGGATCAAAGCAGAGAATCTACACCTTCGATTGGATGTTAAAAACGGAAACGATGAGATGTCGCAACTGGCCCAAACCTTTAACAACATGCTTAACCGATTAGAAACGGCTTTCGAAACACAGAATAATTTCATCAGCAATGCTTCCCACGAGCTGAGAACACCATTAACCATTATTAGTGGTGAAGTAGAACTGGCGATGAAAACCATCAATGATCAGCAGAAACAAGAGAAGGCTTTATCAAAAATTAAAGACGAGGCCGAAAGACTCGAACATATTTTAACCAGCTTATTGGGATTGGCTCAATCGGGCTTTAACGGTAAAAACCAACCATGGGAAGAAGTTCGGATGGATGAACTGTTGTGGGAGATTAAAGATTCTGTTAATCAGGTGCACCCCAACAGCAAAATTGAGATCGATTTTAGCAAACTTCCTGACAATGAAGAATTGCTTTCGTTAAGGGTGAATAAAAATCTGATCAAACTGGCCATTACCAATATTGTAAGCAATGCCTGTAAATATTCAAACGAAAACCTGGTAAGCATCAGTATAGAAAGTAATGCCAACATGCTTTCTATCGCCGTAACCGACCGCGGAATCGGGATCCCACAAACCGATATCCAGCACATATTCGAGCCTTTTTACCGGGCATCAAACACCAACGATTTTAAGGGCTACGGTGTTGGTTTACCTTTATCTTTAAATATCATCCGCCTGCACCGCGGTAGTATAGCCATTAAATCGCAGGAAGGGGTTGGTACAGAGATTAAAGTTTTGTTGCCAACGATGGGTTGA
- a CDS encoding response regulator transcription factor gives MNLLLVEDEPSVVSVISRGLSDEGFTVSIAPDGLIGKQMAMENQFDLIILDIMLPGINGLELCKIIKEQKPNTPIIMLTALGTTENVVNGLDNGADDYLIKPFKFAELFARIRMLLRRYHGVVSQDQIITIADLQINLSAKTVKRNQQEIILTATEYRLLEYMAKNKSKILSRIDILENVWDIDFNLGTNVVDVYVNYLRKKIDKNADQKLIHTAVGLGYILKEK, from the coding sequence ATGAATTTATTACTTGTAGAAGATGAACCGAGTGTGGTTTCCGTAATTTCGAGGGGTCTGAGCGATGAGGGCTTTACCGTGAGTATTGCTCCTGATGGCTTGATCGGAAAACAGATGGCTATGGAAAATCAGTTCGACCTGATTATCCTCGACATCATGCTACCCGGAATAAATGGATTGGAACTTTGCAAAATCATTAAAGAGCAGAAACCCAATACCCCCATTATCATGCTTACGGCATTGGGTACAACCGAAAATGTAGTTAACGGACTGGATAATGGCGCTGATGATTATTTGATTAAACCTTTTAAATTCGCCGAACTTTTTGCACGTATCAGAATGTTGTTAAGGCGTTATCATGGCGTGGTTTCTCAGGATCAGATCATTACCATAGCCGATCTTCAGATCAATTTAAGTGCTAAAACCGTAAAAAGGAACCAGCAGGAAATTATCCTAACCGCAACAGAATACCGCCTGCTCGAATACATGGCCAAAAACAAGTCAAAAATTTTATCGCGGATTGATATTCTTGAAAATGTTTGGGACATCGATTTTAACCTGGGCACTAATGTGGTTGATGTGTATGTAAATTACCTCCGCAAAAAAATAGATAAAAATGCAGATCAGAAACTCATTCATACTGCGGTAGGTTTAGGTTATATCTTGAAGGAAAAATAG
- a CDS encoding SRPBCC family protein, protein MKFLKIFVGIIVVLAIIIIVGSFLLPKSYSVNRTITINAPDSVIYKNIADYNEFYKWNAWSKLDPQAKVTITGNIAQPGHLYQWNGEKSGNGQMKINTVEINKMVDMELKFIKPMESVADTRFDIEKETNGNKVIWTMSGESKGIINKWFCLFMDKMIGKDFEDGLKSLKEKSEKGV, encoded by the coding sequence ATGAAATTCCTGAAAATCTTTGTTGGCATCATTGTCGTTTTGGCAATAATCATTATTGTAGGTAGTTTTTTGTTGCCCAAAAGCTACTCTGTTAATCGGACAATAACGATTAATGCTCCAGATAGCGTAATCTATAAAAACATTGCCGATTATAATGAATTTTATAAATGGAATGCGTGGTCTAAATTGGACCCACAAGCTAAGGTAACCATTACAGGAAATATTGCTCAACCTGGCCACCTATACCAATGGAATGGAGAAAAAAGTGGCAACGGACAAATGAAAATCAATACGGTTGAAATCAATAAAATGGTTGATATGGAATTGAAATTCATCAAACCTATGGAAAGTGTTGCAGATACCCGTTTCGATATTGAAAAAGAAACTAATGGAAATAAAGTAATATGGACCATGAGTGGTGAAAGTAAAGGAATAATAAATAAATGGTTTTGTTTATTTATGGACAAAATGATCGGAAAAGATTTTGAAGATGGATTGAAGTCTTTAAAGGAAAAATCGGAGAAAGGGGTTTAG
- a CDS encoding group III truncated hemoglobin, whose translation MIKNDIINRTDIIFLVDTFYKNVALNQTIGPIFTEVAKIDWAHHLPKMYDFWESILFGKATYKGNPMLVHFALNDKTSLQTAEFETWKTIFFNNVDDLFEGENADMIKQKAQSIADLMHFKINSPQPKIKIV comes from the coding sequence ATGATAAAAAACGACATCATTAACAGGACCGACATTATCTTTTTAGTGGATACGTTTTACAAAAATGTTGCGCTTAACCAAACCATCGGCCCGATATTTACCGAGGTTGCCAAAATAGACTGGGCGCACCACCTGCCAAAGATGTACGATTTTTGGGAAAGCATCCTTTTTGGCAAAGCCACATACAAAGGCAACCCGATGCTGGTCCATTTTGCATTGAATGATAAAACATCTCTACAAACCGCAGAATTTGAAACCTGGAAAACGATCTTCTTTAATAATGTTGATGATCTTTTTGAAGGCGAAAATGCAGATATGATTAAACAAAAAGCGCAGTCAATTGCCGATTTGATGCATTTTAAAATCAATTCTCCGCAGCCGAAAATTAAAATCGTTTAA
- a CDS encoding aspartyl protease family protein, whose protein sequence is MRSISIPLKLINLQDDGFHLLLEVVVFKEKHLVVLDTGASRSVFDKSLIEQHLSETLQVSDEINAATLFTTTTTIQATIPEVKIGSLKIKAYETVAFDLQSVSDTYQQFGHPPIMGIIGGDILMQYKAVINYDKMVLRLYK, encoded by the coding sequence ATGAGATCAATTTCAATCCCGCTTAAACTGATAAATTTACAGGACGACGGCTTCCACCTTTTGCTGGAGGTTGTTGTTTTTAAAGAAAAACATCTTGTTGTGCTGGATACCGGTGCATCGCGGAGTGTGTTCGATAAATCTTTAATTGAGCAGCACCTTTCCGAAACACTGCAGGTATCAGACGAGATTAACGCGGCCACCCTTTTTACCACCACAACCACCATCCAGGCCACTATACCTGAAGTAAAAATTGGCTCTTTAAAAATCAAGGCATACGAAACGGTAGCTTTCGATCTTCAATCGGTTAGCGATACTTACCAACAGTTTGGTCATCCGCCCATTATGGGCATTATTGGTGGTGATATTTTAATGCAGTATAAAGCTGTGATCAATTACGATAAAATGGTTTTAAGGCTTTATAAGTAA
- the mdh gene encoding malate dehydrogenase, giving the protein MKVTVVGAGAVGATCADNIARKELANELVLLDIKEGFAEGKAIDMMQTATLLGFDTKITGVTADYSKTAGSDVVVITSGLPRKPGMTREELIGINAGIVKGVAENILKFSPEAIFIVISNPMDTMTYLALKSLGLPKNRIIGMGGTLDSSRFKFYLSQALNCNPNDLQGFVIGGHGDTTMIPLTRLATYQSLPVSNLLDKATLDKVAADTMVGGATLTGLIGTSAWYAPGAAGAALVEAILRDEKKLFTCCVSLEGEYGQEDICLGVPVIIGRSGWEKIIDFKLTDEEQAAFNKSADAVRNMNSVLAEMKLV; this is encoded by the coding sequence ATGAAAGTAACGGTTGTTGGCGCAGGCGCAGTTGGTGCCACTTGTGCAGATAATATTGCCCGCAAAGAATTGGCGAACGAACTTGTTTTATTGGATATTAAAGAAGGTTTTGCCGAAGGTAAAGCAATCGACATGATGCAAACGGCTACCCTTTTGGGCTTCGATACCAAAATTACAGGGGTAACTGCCGATTACAGCAAAACCGCTGGTTCGGATGTAGTGGTTATTACTTCGGGTTTGCCGCGTAAACCGGGGATGACCCGCGAAGAACTGATCGGTATTAATGCAGGTATTGTTAAAGGCGTTGCCGAAAATATTTTAAAATTCTCTCCGGAGGCGATATTCATTGTGATCAGTAACCCGATGGATACCATGACCTATCTCGCTTTAAAATCACTGGGCTTACCCAAAAACCGCATTATCGGTATGGGCGGAACCTTAGATAGCTCACGTTTCAAATTTTATTTATCACAAGCTTTAAACTGCAACCCGAACGATTTACAGGGTTTTGTAATTGGCGGTCATGGCGATACTACCATGATTCCGTTAACCCGTTTAGCTACTTATCAAAGTTTACCGGTAAGCAATTTACTGGATAAAGCTACCCTTGATAAAGTTGCTGCAGATACCATGGTGGGTGGTGCAACTTTAACCGGATTGATCGGAACATCTGCCTGGTACGCACCAGGAGCAGCCGGAGCAGCATTGGTTGAAGCCATATTACGTGATGAGAAAAAACTATTTACCTGCTGCGTTTCGCTTGAAGGCGAGTACGGACAGGAAGATATATGTTTAGGTGTTCCTGTAATTATTGGCCGCAGCGGCTGGGAAAAAATCATCGATTTTAAATTAACCGATGAGGAGCAGGCAGCATTTAACAAAAGCGCCGATGCAGTGAGGAACATGAACAGCGTACTGGCAGAAATGAAACTGGTTTAA
- a CDS encoding FEKKY domain-containing protein, translated as MTDHHHELIMLVYGLPDFERQEAEMVIAKQYGFKFKTVAGCMVSDTFRDSVEINNRKTEDILVQRYGKEWKFRFYADVDRLYGKQLRFVSKTRKFD; from the coding sequence GTGACAGATCATCATCACGAACTTATTATGCTTGTATATGGGCTGCCTGATTTCGAAAGACAAGAGGCCGAAATGGTTATCGCTAAGCAATATGGTTTTAAATTTAAAACGGTAGCCGGATGTATGGTTTCTGATACGTTTAGAGATAGTGTAGAGATTAATAACCGTAAAACCGAAGATATTTTGGTACAACGATATGGCAAGGAATGGAAATTCAGGTTTTATGCCGATGTAGATCGTCTTTATGGAAAACAACTGCGGTTTGTTTCAAAAACCAGGAAATTCGATTGA
- a CDS encoding lipocalin family protein, which translates to MENKPISNIDYKAFEGKWYSLYSIPTLMDKHWKQTTETYTLADDDHFDVYTTYHKDGKPEEKSITSKLFFDDEKADGDMKAQFLWPFKIGYWIIELADDYSYVVVGHPDEKYLFIMAREPKMEADLLVHIIERCRQKGYEVSDLVSQEHF; encoded by the coding sequence ATGGAAAACAAGCCGATCTCGAATATCGATTATAAAGCCTTTGAGGGTAAATGGTATTCATTATATTCTATACCCACCTTAATGGATAAACATTGGAAGCAAACTACCGAGACTTATACTTTGGCGGACGATGATCACTTTGATGTGTACACTACCTACCATAAGGATGGAAAACCTGAAGAAAAATCGATTACCTCTAAACTGTTTTTTGATGATGAAAAAGCCGATGGTGATATGAAAGCTCAGTTTTTGTGGCCTTTTAAAATCGGTTACTGGATTATAGAGCTGGCGGATGATTATAGTTATGTGGTGGTTGGGCATCCTGATGAAAAATACCTCTTTATTATGGCCCGCGAACCTAAAATGGAAGCCGATTTACTGGTGCATATTATAGAAAGGTGCAGGCAGAAAGGATATGAAGTGAGTGATTTGGTGAGCCAGGAGCACTTTTAA
- a CDS encoding type 1 glutamine amidotransferase domain-containing protein: MKILMVLTSHSELGNTGEKTGFWIEEFAAPYYLMADAGVEITLASPKGGQPPIDPKSDAPDAQTEATKRFKADESLQKILANTVQLNTVNEEDYDAVFYPGGHGPLWDLANDEKSISLIEAFYNAEKPVAFVCHAPGVLIKVKDQNGDPLVKGKAVTGFSNSEEEAVKLTDVVPFLLEDEFKKLGGHYSKGADWGSYVKKDGLLITGQNPGSSEEAAKILLETLKGLI; this comes from the coding sequence ATGAAAATATTAATGGTTTTAACATCCCATAGTGAGTTGGGAAATACTGGTGAAAAAACAGGTTTTTGGATTGAAGAATTTGCAGCGCCATATTATTTAATGGCAGATGCAGGAGTAGAGATCACATTAGCTTCTCCAAAAGGAGGGCAGCCACCTATCGATCCTAAAAGCGATGCGCCTGATGCACAGACTGAAGCAACTAAAAGATTTAAAGCTGATGAAAGTTTGCAGAAAATTCTTGCGAATACGGTTCAACTGAATACGGTGAACGAAGAGGATTACGATGCCGTTTTTTACCCAGGTGGTCATGGACCGTTATGGGATTTGGCAAATGATGAAAAATCTATTTCGCTTATTGAAGCATTTTATAATGCTGAAAAACCAGTGGCTTTCGTATGTCATGCGCCAGGTGTATTAATTAAAGTTAAAGATCAAAATGGCGATCCTTTAGTAAAAGGTAAAGCCGTAACCGGATTTTCGAATTCGGAAGAAGAAGCGGTTAAATTAACCGATGTAGTGCCTTTTTTATTGGAAGATGAGTTTAAAAAACTTGGTGGCCATTACAGTAAAGGTGCCGATTGGGGTTCTTATGTAAAAAAGGATGGTTTACTTATTACCGGACAAAACCCAGGCTCATCAGAAGAGGCCGCAAAAATTTTGTTAGAGACTTTAAAAGGATTGATTTAA